From a single Phocoena sinus isolate mPhoSin1 chromosome 1, mPhoSin1.pri, whole genome shotgun sequence genomic region:
- the YTHDF2 gene encoding YTH domain-containing family protein 2 isoform X4 — protein MSASSLLEQRPKGQGNKVQNGSVHQKDGLNDDDFEPYLSPQARPNNAYTAMSDSYLPSYYSPSIGFSYSLGEAAWSTGGDTAMPYLTSYGQLSNGEPHFLPDAMFGQPGALGSTPFLGQHGFNFFPSGIDFSAWGNNSSQGQSTQSSGYSSNYAYAPSSLGGAMIDGQSAFASETLNKAPGMNTIDQGMAALKLGSTEVASNVPKVVGSAVGSGSITSNIVASNSLPPATIAPPKPASWADIASKPAKQQPKLKTKNGIAGSSLPPPPIKHNMDIGTWDNKGPVAKTPSQALVQNMGQQPTQGSPQPVGQQANSSPPAAQASVGQQTQPLPPPPPQPAQLSVQQQAAQPTRWVAPRNRGSGFGHNGVDGNGVGQSQPGSGSTPSEPHPVLEKLRSINNYNPKDFDWNLKHGRVFIIKSYSEDDIHRSIKYNIWCSTEHGNKRLDAAYRSMNGKGPVYLLFSVNGSGHFCGVAEMKSAVDYNTCAGVWSQDKWKGRFDVRWIFVKDVPNSQLRHIRLENNENKPVTNSRDTQEVPLEKAKQVLKIIASYKHTTSIFDDFSHYEKRQEEEESLERNVKVVGNKRQFCTDCSNGCICIS, from the exons ATGTCGGCCAGCAGCCTCTTGGAGCAG AGACCAAAAGGTCAAGGAAACAAAG tacAAAATGGATCTGTACATCAAAAGGATGGATTAAATGATGATGATTTTGAACCTTACTTGAGTCCACAGGCAAGGCCC AATAATGCATATACTGCCATGTCAGATTCCTACTTACCCAGTTACTACAGTCCCTCCATTGGCTTCTCCTATTCTTTGGGTGAAGCTGCTTGGTCTACTGGGGGTGACACAGCCATGCCCTATCTAACTTCTTATGGACAGCTGAGCAACGGAGAGCCTCACTTCCTACCAGATGCAATGTTCGGACAACCAGGAGCCCTGGGTAGCACTCCATTTCTTGGTCAgcatggttttaatttctttcccaGTGGGATTGACTTCTCAGCTTGGGGAAATAACAGTTCTCAGGGACAGTCTACTCAGAGCTCTGGATATAGTAGCAATTATGCTTATGCACCTAGCTCCTTAGGTGGAGCCATGATTGATGGACAGTCAGCTTTTGCCAGTGAGACCCTCAATAAGGCTCCTGGCATGAATACTATAGACCAGGGGATGGCAGCCCTGAAGTTGGGTAGCACAGAAGTTGCAAGCAATGTTCCAAAAGTTGTAGGCTCTGCTGTTGGTAGCGGGTCCATTACTAGTAACATCGTGGCTTCCAATAGTTTGCCTCCAGCTACCATTGCTCCTCCAAAACCAGCATCTTGGGCTGATATTGCTAGCAAGCCTGCAAAACAGCAACCCAAGTTGAAGACCAAGAATGGCATTGCAGGGTCAAGTCTTCCACCACCTCCAATAAAACATAACATGGATATTGGAACTTGGGATAACAAGGGTCCTGTGGCAAAAACCCCCTCACAGGCTTTGGTTCAGAACATGGGTCAGCAGCCAACCCAGGGGTCTCCCCAGCCTGTAGGTCAGCAGGCTAACAGTAGCCCACCAGCGGCTCAGGCATCAGTAGGGCAACAGACACAGCCAttgcccccaccaccaccacagcctGCCCAGCTCTCAGTGCAGCAACAGGCAGCTCAGCCAACCCGCTGGGTAGCACCTCGGAACCGTGGCAGTGGGTTCGGTCATAATGGGGTGGATGGTAATGGAGTAGGACAGTCTCAGCCTGGATCTGGATCTACTCCTTCAGAACCTCACCCAGTGTTGGAGAAGCTGCGGTCCATTAATAACTATAACCCCAAGGATTTTGACTGGAATCTGAAACATGGCCGGGTTTTCATCATTAAGAGCTACTCTGAGGACGATATCCACCGTTCCATTAAGTATAATATCTGGTGCAGCACAGAGCATGGTAACAAGAGACTGGATGCTGCTTATCGCTCCATGAACGGGAAGGGCCCCGTTTACTTACTTTTCAGTGTCAACGGCAGTGGACACTTCTGTGGCGTTGCAGAAATGAAATCTGCTGTGGACTACAACACATGTGCAGGTGTGTGGTCCCAGGACAAATGGAAGGGTCGTTTTGATGTCAGGTGGATTTTTGTGAAGGACGTTCCCAATAGCCAGTTGCGACACATTCGCCTAGAGAACAACGAGAATAAACCAGTGACCAACTCCAGGGACACTCAGGAAGTGCCTCTGGAAAAGGCTAAGCAGGTGTTGAAAATCATAGCCAGCTACAAGCACACCACTTCCATTTTTGATGACTTCTCACACTATGAGAAAcgccaagaggaagaagaaagt
- the YTHDF2 gene encoding YTH domain-containing family protein 2 isoform X1, which yields MSASSLLEQRPKGQGNKVQNGSVHQKDGLNDDDFEPYLSPQARPNNAYTAMSDSYLPSYYSPSIGFSYSLGEAAWSTGGDTAMPYLTSYGQLSNGEPHFLPDAMFGQPGALGSTPFLGQHGFNFFPSGIDFSAWGNNSSQGQSTQSSGYSSNYAYAPSSLGGAMIDGQSAFASETLNKAPGMNTIDQGMAALKLGSTEVASNVPKVVGSAVGSGSITSNIVASNSLPPATIAPPKPASWADIASKPAKQQPKLKTKNGIAGSSLPPPPIKHNMDIGTWDNKGPVAKTPSQALVQNMGQQPTQGSPQPVGQQANSSPPAAQASVGQQTQPLPPPPPQPAQLSVQQQAAQPTRWVAPRNRGSGFGHNGVDGNGVGQSQPGSGSTPSEPHPVLEKLRSINNYNPKDFDWNLKHGRVFIIKSYSEDDIHRSIKYNIWCSTEHGNKRLDAAYRSMNGKGPVYLLFSVNGSGHFCGVAEMKSAVDYNTCAGVWSQDKWKGRFDVRWIFVKDVPNSQLRHIRLENNENKPVTNSRDTQEVPLEKAKQVLKIIASYKHTTSIFDDFSHYEKRQEEEESVKKVTSLPFLRL from the exons ATGTCGGCCAGCAGCCTCTTGGAGCAG AGACCAAAAGGTCAAGGAAACAAAG tacAAAATGGATCTGTACATCAAAAGGATGGATTAAATGATGATGATTTTGAACCTTACTTGAGTCCACAGGCAAGGCCC AATAATGCATATACTGCCATGTCAGATTCCTACTTACCCAGTTACTACAGTCCCTCCATTGGCTTCTCCTATTCTTTGGGTGAAGCTGCTTGGTCTACTGGGGGTGACACAGCCATGCCCTATCTAACTTCTTATGGACAGCTGAGCAACGGAGAGCCTCACTTCCTACCAGATGCAATGTTCGGACAACCAGGAGCCCTGGGTAGCACTCCATTTCTTGGTCAgcatggttttaatttctttcccaGTGGGATTGACTTCTCAGCTTGGGGAAATAACAGTTCTCAGGGACAGTCTACTCAGAGCTCTGGATATAGTAGCAATTATGCTTATGCACCTAGCTCCTTAGGTGGAGCCATGATTGATGGACAGTCAGCTTTTGCCAGTGAGACCCTCAATAAGGCTCCTGGCATGAATACTATAGACCAGGGGATGGCAGCCCTGAAGTTGGGTAGCACAGAAGTTGCAAGCAATGTTCCAAAAGTTGTAGGCTCTGCTGTTGGTAGCGGGTCCATTACTAGTAACATCGTGGCTTCCAATAGTTTGCCTCCAGCTACCATTGCTCCTCCAAAACCAGCATCTTGGGCTGATATTGCTAGCAAGCCTGCAAAACAGCAACCCAAGTTGAAGACCAAGAATGGCATTGCAGGGTCAAGTCTTCCACCACCTCCAATAAAACATAACATGGATATTGGAACTTGGGATAACAAGGGTCCTGTGGCAAAAACCCCCTCACAGGCTTTGGTTCAGAACATGGGTCAGCAGCCAACCCAGGGGTCTCCCCAGCCTGTAGGTCAGCAGGCTAACAGTAGCCCACCAGCGGCTCAGGCATCAGTAGGGCAACAGACACAGCCAttgcccccaccaccaccacagcctGCCCAGCTCTCAGTGCAGCAACAGGCAGCTCAGCCAACCCGCTGGGTAGCACCTCGGAACCGTGGCAGTGGGTTCGGTCATAATGGGGTGGATGGTAATGGAGTAGGACAGTCTCAGCCTGGATCTGGATCTACTCCTTCAGAACCTCACCCAGTGTTGGAGAAGCTGCGGTCCATTAATAACTATAACCCCAAGGATTTTGACTGGAATCTGAAACATGGCCGGGTTTTCATCATTAAGAGCTACTCTGAGGACGATATCCACCGTTCCATTAAGTATAATATCTGGTGCAGCACAGAGCATGGTAACAAGAGACTGGATGCTGCTTATCGCTCCATGAACGGGAAGGGCCCCGTTTACTTACTTTTCAGTGTCAACGGCAGTGGACACTTCTGTGGCGTTGCAGAAATGAAATCTGCTGTGGACTACAACACATGTGCAGGTGTGTGGTCCCAGGACAAATGGAAGGGTCGTTTTGATGTCAGGTGGATTTTTGTGAAGGACGTTCCCAATAGCCAGTTGCGACACATTCGCCTAGAGAACAACGAGAATAAACCAGTGACCAACTCCAGGGACACTCAGGAAGTGCCTCTGGAAAAGGCTAAGCAGGTGTTGAAAATCATAGCCAGCTACAAGCACACCACTTCCATTTTTGATGACTTCTCACACTATGAGAAAcgccaagaggaagaagaaagtgtTAAAAAGGTAACCAGCTTACCCTTCTTAAGACTttaa
- the YTHDF2 gene encoding YTH domain-containing family protein 2 isoform X3: MSASSLLEQRPKGQGNKVQNGSVHQKDGLNDDDFEPYLSPQNNAYTAMSDSYLPSYYSPSIGFSYSLGEAAWSTGGDTAMPYLTSYGQLSNGEPHFLPDAMFGQPGALGSTPFLGQHGFNFFPSGIDFSAWGNNSSQGQSTQSSGYSSNYAYAPSSLGGAMIDGQSAFASETLNKAPGMNTIDQGMAALKLGSTEVASNVPKVVGSAVGSGSITSNIVASNSLPPATIAPPKPASWADIASKPAKQQPKLKTKNGIAGSSLPPPPIKHNMDIGTWDNKGPVAKTPSQALVQNMGQQPTQGSPQPVGQQANSSPPAAQASVGQQTQPLPPPPPQPAQLSVQQQAAQPTRWVAPRNRGSGFGHNGVDGNGVGQSQPGSGSTPSEPHPVLEKLRSINNYNPKDFDWNLKHGRVFIIKSYSEDDIHRSIKYNIWCSTEHGNKRLDAAYRSMNGKGPVYLLFSVNGSGHFCGVAEMKSAVDYNTCAGVWSQDKWKGRFDVRWIFVKDVPNSQLRHIRLENNENKPVTNSRDTQEVPLEKAKQVLKIIASYKHTTSIFDDFSHYEKRQEEEESVKKERQGRGK, encoded by the exons ATGTCGGCCAGCAGCCTCTTGGAGCAG AGACCAAAAGGTCAAGGAAACAAAG tacAAAATGGATCTGTACATCAAAAGGATGGATTAAATGATGATGATTTTGAACCTTACTTGAGTCCACAG AATAATGCATATACTGCCATGTCAGATTCCTACTTACCCAGTTACTACAGTCCCTCCATTGGCTTCTCCTATTCTTTGGGTGAAGCTGCTTGGTCTACTGGGGGTGACACAGCCATGCCCTATCTAACTTCTTATGGACAGCTGAGCAACGGAGAGCCTCACTTCCTACCAGATGCAATGTTCGGACAACCAGGAGCCCTGGGTAGCACTCCATTTCTTGGTCAgcatggttttaatttctttcccaGTGGGATTGACTTCTCAGCTTGGGGAAATAACAGTTCTCAGGGACAGTCTACTCAGAGCTCTGGATATAGTAGCAATTATGCTTATGCACCTAGCTCCTTAGGTGGAGCCATGATTGATGGACAGTCAGCTTTTGCCAGTGAGACCCTCAATAAGGCTCCTGGCATGAATACTATAGACCAGGGGATGGCAGCCCTGAAGTTGGGTAGCACAGAAGTTGCAAGCAATGTTCCAAAAGTTGTAGGCTCTGCTGTTGGTAGCGGGTCCATTACTAGTAACATCGTGGCTTCCAATAGTTTGCCTCCAGCTACCATTGCTCCTCCAAAACCAGCATCTTGGGCTGATATTGCTAGCAAGCCTGCAAAACAGCAACCCAAGTTGAAGACCAAGAATGGCATTGCAGGGTCAAGTCTTCCACCACCTCCAATAAAACATAACATGGATATTGGAACTTGGGATAACAAGGGTCCTGTGGCAAAAACCCCCTCACAGGCTTTGGTTCAGAACATGGGTCAGCAGCCAACCCAGGGGTCTCCCCAGCCTGTAGGTCAGCAGGCTAACAGTAGCCCACCAGCGGCTCAGGCATCAGTAGGGCAACAGACACAGCCAttgcccccaccaccaccacagcctGCCCAGCTCTCAGTGCAGCAACAGGCAGCTCAGCCAACCCGCTGGGTAGCACCTCGGAACCGTGGCAGTGGGTTCGGTCATAATGGGGTGGATGGTAATGGAGTAGGACAGTCTCAGCCTGGATCTGGATCTACTCCTTCAGAACCTCACCCAGTGTTGGAGAAGCTGCGGTCCATTAATAACTATAACCCCAAGGATTTTGACTGGAATCTGAAACATGGCCGGGTTTTCATCATTAAGAGCTACTCTGAGGACGATATCCACCGTTCCATTAAGTATAATATCTGGTGCAGCACAGAGCATGGTAACAAGAGACTGGATGCTGCTTATCGCTCCATGAACGGGAAGGGCCCCGTTTACTTACTTTTCAGTGTCAACGGCAGTGGACACTTCTGTGGCGTTGCAGAAATGAAATCTGCTGTGGACTACAACACATGTGCAGGTGTGTGGTCCCAGGACAAATGGAAGGGTCGTTTTGATGTCAGGTGGATTTTTGTGAAGGACGTTCCCAATAGCCAGTTGCGACACATTCGCCTAGAGAACAACGAGAATAAACCAGTGACCAACTCCAGGGACACTCAGGAAGTGCCTCTGGAAAAGGCTAAGCAGGTGTTGAAAATCATAGCCAGCTACAAGCACACCACTTCCATTTTTGATGACTTCTCACACTATGAGAAAcgccaagaggaagaagaaagtgtTAAAAAG
- the YTHDF2 gene encoding YTH domain-containing family protein 2 isoform X2: MSASSLLEQRPKGQGNKVQNGSVHQKDGLNDDDFEPYLSPQARPNNAYTAMSDSYLPSYYSPSIGFSYSLGEAAWSTGGDTAMPYLTSYGQLSNGEPHFLPDAMFGQPGALGSTPFLGQHGFNFFPSGIDFSAWGNNSSQGQSTQSSGYSSNYAYAPSSLGGAMIDGQSAFASETLNKAPGMNTIDQGMAALKLGSTEVASNVPKVVGSAVGSGSITSNIVASNSLPPATIAPPKPASWADIASKPAKQQPKLKTKNGIAGSSLPPPPIKHNMDIGTWDNKGPVAKTPSQALVQNMGQQPTQGSPQPVGQQANSSPPAAQASVGQQTQPLPPPPPQPAQLSVQQQAAQPTRWVAPRNRGSGFGHNGVDGNGVGQSQPGSGSTPSEPHPVLEKLRSINNYNPKDFDWNLKHGRVFIIKSYSEDDIHRSIKYNIWCSTEHGNKRLDAAYRSMNGKGPVYLLFSVNGSGHFCGVAEMKSAVDYNTCAGVWSQDKWKGRFDVRWIFVKDVPNSQLRHIRLENNENKPVTNSRDTQEVPLEKAKQVLKIIASYKHTTSIFDDFSHYEKRQEEEESVKKERQGRGK, translated from the exons ATGTCGGCCAGCAGCCTCTTGGAGCAG AGACCAAAAGGTCAAGGAAACAAAG tacAAAATGGATCTGTACATCAAAAGGATGGATTAAATGATGATGATTTTGAACCTTACTTGAGTCCACAGGCAAGGCCC AATAATGCATATACTGCCATGTCAGATTCCTACTTACCCAGTTACTACAGTCCCTCCATTGGCTTCTCCTATTCTTTGGGTGAAGCTGCTTGGTCTACTGGGGGTGACACAGCCATGCCCTATCTAACTTCTTATGGACAGCTGAGCAACGGAGAGCCTCACTTCCTACCAGATGCAATGTTCGGACAACCAGGAGCCCTGGGTAGCACTCCATTTCTTGGTCAgcatggttttaatttctttcccaGTGGGATTGACTTCTCAGCTTGGGGAAATAACAGTTCTCAGGGACAGTCTACTCAGAGCTCTGGATATAGTAGCAATTATGCTTATGCACCTAGCTCCTTAGGTGGAGCCATGATTGATGGACAGTCAGCTTTTGCCAGTGAGACCCTCAATAAGGCTCCTGGCATGAATACTATAGACCAGGGGATGGCAGCCCTGAAGTTGGGTAGCACAGAAGTTGCAAGCAATGTTCCAAAAGTTGTAGGCTCTGCTGTTGGTAGCGGGTCCATTACTAGTAACATCGTGGCTTCCAATAGTTTGCCTCCAGCTACCATTGCTCCTCCAAAACCAGCATCTTGGGCTGATATTGCTAGCAAGCCTGCAAAACAGCAACCCAAGTTGAAGACCAAGAATGGCATTGCAGGGTCAAGTCTTCCACCACCTCCAATAAAACATAACATGGATATTGGAACTTGGGATAACAAGGGTCCTGTGGCAAAAACCCCCTCACAGGCTTTGGTTCAGAACATGGGTCAGCAGCCAACCCAGGGGTCTCCCCAGCCTGTAGGTCAGCAGGCTAACAGTAGCCCACCAGCGGCTCAGGCATCAGTAGGGCAACAGACACAGCCAttgcccccaccaccaccacagcctGCCCAGCTCTCAGTGCAGCAACAGGCAGCTCAGCCAACCCGCTGGGTAGCACCTCGGAACCGTGGCAGTGGGTTCGGTCATAATGGGGTGGATGGTAATGGAGTAGGACAGTCTCAGCCTGGATCTGGATCTACTCCTTCAGAACCTCACCCAGTGTTGGAGAAGCTGCGGTCCATTAATAACTATAACCCCAAGGATTTTGACTGGAATCTGAAACATGGCCGGGTTTTCATCATTAAGAGCTACTCTGAGGACGATATCCACCGTTCCATTAAGTATAATATCTGGTGCAGCACAGAGCATGGTAACAAGAGACTGGATGCTGCTTATCGCTCCATGAACGGGAAGGGCCCCGTTTACTTACTTTTCAGTGTCAACGGCAGTGGACACTTCTGTGGCGTTGCAGAAATGAAATCTGCTGTGGACTACAACACATGTGCAGGTGTGTGGTCCCAGGACAAATGGAAGGGTCGTTTTGATGTCAGGTGGATTTTTGTGAAGGACGTTCCCAATAGCCAGTTGCGACACATTCGCCTAGAGAACAACGAGAATAAACCAGTGACCAACTCCAGGGACACTCAGGAAGTGCCTCTGGAAAAGGCTAAGCAGGTGTTGAAAATCATAGCCAGCTACAAGCACACCACTTCCATTTTTGATGACTTCTCACACTATGAGAAAcgccaagaggaagaagaaagtgtTAAAAAG